Below is a genomic region from Maridesulfovibrio ferrireducens.
AGAAGAACTTGACGGAATCGAAGAGAAAGCGCTTTCAACGGGTGCCACCAAAGCATTTGTTGAAGATCTGCGTGAAGAATTTGCGCGTGATTTTATTTTCCCTTGCTTTCGTGCCGGAGCAATTTATGAAGGACGCTACCTTTTAGGTACAGCCATTGCCCGTCCTTTGATTGCTAAAAGAATGGTTGAAATTGCTGAAAGCGAAGGCGCTCAGGCTGTTTCACATGGCGCTACTGGTAAAGGGAATGATCAGGTTCGCTTTGAACTTGGTGCAATGGGTATGAATCCCAGACTTAAAACAATTGCACCTTGGCGTGAATGGGATCTTAAATCTCGTACTGACCTTATTAAGTTTGCTGAGAAAAACGGAATAGATATTCCTGTTACTCGCCGCAAACCTTGGTCAATGGACGCTAACCTTCTTCATGTAAGTTTTGAAGGTTCCGAACTTGAAGATCCTTGGAATGCTCCATCTCCTGAATCATACAGATATTGTACTCCTATTGAACAGACTCCTGATGAACCAGAAATCATCACTATTGATTTCGAACGTGGGGATCCTGTCGCTATTAATGGTGTCAGTCATTCTCCTGCCGCTCTCGTTGAAAAACTCAATGAACTCGGTGGAAAGCATGGTATCGGAAGAGTCGATATGGTTGAGAACAGATTCGTAGGAATGAAGTCTCGCGGTGTTTATGAAACTCCGGGTGGAACAATCATTCATATTGCTCATCGTGATCTTGAAGGACTTTGTATGGACCGCGAAGTTATGCATCTTCGTGACAGCCTTATTCCTAAATATGCCGAAATGGTATACAATGGATACTGGTATGCTCCTGAACGTATAGCTCTTCAGGCTATGATTGATAAGACACAGGAAAAAATTACCGGAACAGTCAGAGTAAAACTCTACAAAGGTAATGTTATTCCGGAAGGACGTAAGTCTCCTTATTCTCTCTATCGTTCTGATCTCGCAACATTTGAAGAAGATGATGTATATGATCAGAAAGATGCTGAAGGCTTCATTAAGCTTATCGGTTTAAGATTGAAGGGTAAAACTGCTGAATCTGGAAGCAACTGGCTGAAAGACGGCGAAAACTGCGATAAATAGTTAAATAATATTGCTCAGGTGGATTTTTTTCTGCCTGAGTTTTTAAATCCTGCCAGTGTCGAGTCATTTCAATTCTTTGGACTGATATTTGATCCATGGCAGGATTTTTCTTTATAAAATTTTATTTTTTAGCAAACATTGAGATTGCGAGGTATTACTTATGGCTGAAGCAAAATTATGGGGCGGTAGATTTGCTCAAAAAACAGCTGCGTCAGTAGAAGACTACACACAGTCTGTCAGCTTTGATAAAACTCTTTATCGCGAAGATATCGAAGGTTCCAAAGCACATGCGCTGATGCTCGCAGAGCAGGGCGTATTGACCGCTCAGGAAGCCCAGACTTTAGTCAAAGGCTTGGATACCGTCCTCAAAGAAATTGAATCAGGCAAGTTCGAATGGAAAAAGGAGATGGAAGATCTCCATATGAATATTGAAAGCAGGCTGACTGAAATAGTCGGAGCCGTCGGCGGAAAACTTCATACAGGCCGCAGTCGTAATGATCAGGTTGCCCTTGATTTTCGTCTGTATGTTGTACGTAGCCTTGAAGAGTGGAAAACAGCACTTGAAAAGCTGATTTTCGTATTCACCGAAAAAGCTGAAGCTAATCGTGAAGTTCTCCTTCCTGGATATACCCATTTACAGCCTGCTCAACCTGTAAGTCTTGCTCATCATATGCTTGCTTATGCGTGGATGTTTAAAAGAGATCACAGCCGCGTATGTGACTGCATAAAAAGAGCGAATGTATGTCCGCTCGGAGCTGCTGCTCTTGCTGGGACAACCTATCCTTTAAAACCGGCTTCTTCGGCAGAAAAGCTTGGTATGGATGATACGTTCCGCAACAGCCTGGATGCTGTTTCTGATCGGGATTTTGTATTAGAAGCTATTTTTACCGGCAGTCTTGTTATGACTCATCTTAGCAGAATCTGTGAAGAGCTTATTATCTGGGCGAATCCATGTTTCGGTTTTATAAAATTGCCGGATGCTTTTTCGACCGGTTCATCCATAATGCCGCAAAAAAAGAATCCCGATGTCTGCGAGCTTATGCGCGGTAAAACGGGAAGAGTTTTCGGTGATTTAATGTCACTGCTTACCACCGTTAAAGGGCTTCCTCTTGCGTATAATAGGGACATGCAGGAAGACAAAGAACCTTTTTTTGACGCACATAAAACAGTTTACGCATCTGTTTCCATAATGGGAGACATGATGGAAGCAATGGGCTTTAACGCTGAAAACATGGAAAAGGCGCTTAAAAAAGGCTTTTTAAATGCGACTGAACTTGCAGATTATCTTGTAGGTAAAGGCATTCCTTTCCGTGAAGCGCATCACATCACCGGAGCGGCTGTTGCTTATGCTGAAAAAGCAGCTAAGGGTCTAGAAGATATGACACTTGCTGAATTGAAATCTTTTTCTGAGAAAATAGAGGAAGATGTCTTTGAAGTACTTTCGTATGAAGCTGCAGTCAGGCGTAGAGTTTCACCCGGTGGAACGGGACCTGAATCTGTCAAATCTCAGATTTCGGAATTAAAGAGCTGGCTCAAATAAAGAATTATTTTGTTTTTACGAATAGTTATAAAAAAGCTCTATACAAATTGAATGGAGCTTTTTTATAACTTATCTGCATCAATTTTCTTGGCTGATTTGAAATCAGCAAGATCTGTTTTTTCAATATGATTTATGATCCATTGCTCTAAAAAATCTATAATTTCGTTGCTGAGTTCAGTTTTTTGAAGCATATAATCTATTTTAAATTGCTCAATTTTTTCAGTAAATTCTCTATGCTGATCAAGGTGTTTGGGAAAGCTGTCTAAGTTGTATTTTTTTAGCAGGTTTTCTTCCGTTTCAAAGTGATATAGACTGTATAGAAAGAGTTCATCTATGATGGTGTCTATTTCATCTGTATCTAATAAGGTCGCATGTGCACGGACTTTTTTAAGCAATTTAAATAAGTTATGATGTTGGCCGTCTATAATTCCAACGCCAGTGCATAAAGAGTTTCCATTTATACATTTGGAATCCATAAAAAGCTCCTTACCTGTGTGTGTTGAAAAACTAAATATTGATTAGTATTTTTTATAAAATACATGTTTATAAACTGACTGCAAGTGTATTATAAAAGAGATGGTGTGAAGGTAGAGGGAATGTCTGTTTTTTAGAATGGCGGAAGTGTATAGGAGTCGAACCTACCGACGAGGGTTAGCCCGTCCACTGGATTTGAAGTCCAGGCGCCACACCGGTGACGAAACACTTCCGTTCGTGAAGAAAATCAGCTACCAATTTTATAAGGTAAGGGCAAGCATTAATAATCTTTCCTATTCCCCTTGCCTTTTTTAGAATTAGTCTTATTAATACTGATTGAAACTAAACTAAGAACTGATTTTAGTCCGAATGCCGACAGTCTGCGTCTTGCAGGCAATAAGCCGGACAAATATGAAGGAGATGAATTTTGAACAGTTTTGCCAAGAATCTCTTGGTCTGGGTAACCATCATGTTGGTGATGATTGTTTTGTTCAATCTTTTTAACCAGCCTGTAGCTCCCCAGCTCAAGGTATCCTATACTGATTTTCTTATGAAAGTTGATCAGGGAGAAGTCATACAGGTCAAGATTCAGGGACATAAAATCAGTGGAGTAATGGTCGGAGACAAGCGCTTTGTTACCTACAGCCCAAATGATCCAAGTCTTGTTCCGAGTCTGATTAAAAATAAAATTGAAGTGGTCGCGGAGCCGGAAGAAGATGCTCCTTGGTATATGACCCTGTTTATTTCTTGGTTCCCTATGTTGTTATTGGTCGGTGTGTGGATTTTCTTCATGCGTCAAATGCAGGGTGGAGGCGGCGGCGGAGGTCGTGGCGGAGCCATGTCTTTCGGGCGGTCCAAAGCTCGCATGCTTAATGAAGAAAGTGCTAAAGTAACATTTCAAGATGTTGCCGGCGTAGATGAAGCTAAAGAGGAACTTTCTGAAATAGTACAATTTTTAAGTGAACCTAAAAAGTTTACCCGTTTGGGTGGACGTATTCCGAAAGGCGTGCTTCTCGTCGGTTCTCCGGGAACAGGTAAAACATTACTTGCCCGTGCAGTTGCCGGTGAAGCAGGTGTTCCTTTCTTTTCCATTTCCGGTTCAGATTTTGTTGAAATGTTTGTCGGTGTCGGTGCATCCCGTGTTCGTGATCTTTTTGCTCAGGGTAAAAAGAATGCACCTTGCTTGATTTTTATTGATGAAATCGATGCAGTTGGACGTCAGCGTGGAGCTGGTCTCGGCGGTGGACATGACGAACGCGAGCAGACTCTTAACCAGTTGCTCGTTGAGATGGATGGTTTTGAGTCTAACGAAGGCGTTATTCTTATTGCCGCTACCAACAGACCTGACGTTTTGGACCCCGCACTACTTAGACCCGGGCGTTTCGACAGACAAGTTGTTGTTCCGACTCCTGACGTAAGGGGTAGAGCTCATATTCTTAAGGTCCACACTCGCAAGACTCCTCTTGCAGAAGAAGTTGATCTTGATGTTATTGCTCGCGGAACACCCGGATTTTCCGGTGCTGATCTTGAAAATCTTGTGAATGAAGCTGCATTGTACGCTGCTAAAAATAATCAAGATTACGTTAATATGATTGATTTTGAAGAAGCTAAAGACAAAGTCCTTATGGGCAGAGAACGCCGTAGTCTTATCCTTAACGACAAGGAAAAAGAAACTACTGCTTATCATGAAGCCGGACATGCTCTTGTAGCTAGACTTCTTGAAAATACTGATCCTGTGCATAAAGTTACGATTATTCCTCGAGGAAGAGCGCTTGGGGTAACTCAGCAGCTTCCTGTTGATGATCGTCATAACTATTCTAAAAAATACCTTGAAGATACTCTGGTTATGCTGCTTGGCGGCCGTGTAGCAGAGGAGTTGATTCTTGATCAGATGACAACCGGTGCCAGCAACGATATTGAGCGCGCAACTAAGATGGCCCGCAGTATGGTTTGCCAATGGGGTATGAGTGAGAAGCTCGGACCTATGACCTTCGGTGAGACTAATGATCAGGTTTTCTTAGGCAAGGAATTCGGTCACGGCAAAGACTTCAGTGAAGACACATCGCGTCTTATAGATTCAGAAGTCAGAAGAATTATTGATACCGCTCAAGAGACCGCTAGGACTTTGCTGAGCGAGAAGAAAGAGTTTCTTCACAAGCTGGCTGAAGCATTGCTTGAGCGTGAAACTATCTCCGGTAGTGAAATTGATATTCTTATGGACGGCGGCGTATTACCTCCGCTTGAAAAAGTTAATTCTACCGTAAAGCCTTCAACTGGTGCAAAGGCGTATGCCTCCACAGCAAAAACAGGATATACTCCTGTTGAAGAAACCGTTGAAGAAAAAGTTGAAGATGACACTGTAACTGATTCAAAAAATGATTCTGAAGAAGAAAAGAAAGATTTTTCTTTTGACGGATCAATTGACAGCGAAGAATCCGAAAATAAATCTGAAGAAGCGAAACCTTCTGAAGATAAAAAAGGCTCTGAGTAGTCGGAAGAGTGAAATGAATCGGACCTATACATGGACCATTAAAGGGGGCAGGGTTTTAGGCCCTGCCCCTTTTTTTATTGCCGGAATCGTGAATGTTACTCCTGATTCTTTTTATGACGGAGGCACAAACTACGATCCTCAGAAAGCTATTGCCAATGGAAGAATGTTAGCTGCACAGGGGGCTGATATTTTAGATGTGGGCGGAGAAAGCACCAGACCTTTTGCAGAACCTGTTTCTGTGGAAGCAGAACTTCGCAGGGTTGTTCCTGTGATTGAGGAACTTGCCAAAGATCATGTTGTCTCAATTGATACGGTGAAGCATGAAGTTGCTTTGGCAGCAATTGAAGCTGGAGCTTCAATTGTAAACGATGTTTCAGCCTTTAGCTCAGATCCGGCTTTGCTTGAAATTGTAGCGGACAAGAAGCCCGGTTATGTGTTAATGCATAGTCAAGGTTCTCCTGAAAAGATGCAATTATCTCCACAATATGATGATGTGATTGAAGATGTTTTATCTTTTTTTAAAAAAAGTCTTGAAAAACTCTTAAAGGCTGGATTACCCGAAAAAAACATAGTAATTGATCCAGGCATAGGTTTTGGTAAAACTCTTGAGCATAATCTTGCGATACTAAAGAATATTGATGTGTTGATGGATTTAGGTTTTCCGGTTTACATGGGACTTTCAAATAAGTCCTTATGGGGCAAGTTATTGGGGCTTGAAACGCACGAACGTCAAAATGCAACACAGGCAGCCACGGCTATTCTAGCGGCTCGCGGAGTGCCGATTCATCGGGTTCATGATGTTGCGTTGACTTTTCAGACCTTGAAGGTTGTGAAGGCGATTACCGAGGGTAGTTAATGTTTGAATTTTTAGGATTTCAGATTTCATGGAAGGAATTGCTGGATATCGGCCTCGTCGCGGTGGTCTATTTCTATGTGATTCTTTTGGTGCGTGGAACGCGTGCTGCTGCAATAATCTGGGGTTTATTTTTTATATTGCTCGTTTATTACACTTCCGATGTTTTCGGTCTTTATACCCTGAACTGGCTTCTTACCAATTTTCTTAGCTCAATTTTTCTTATTATTATTATTTTATTTCAACGTGATATCCGTAAAGGCCTAGCTCAGATGGGGGCCGGACGTTTTTGGCGGAAAAACGATTTTAAAATTGCAGTCATTGATGAAATCTGTTCAGCCATGGATTCTATGGCTCGACGTAAAATAGGCGCGCTTGTCGTTATTCAAAAGAATGTTCCTCTTGGGGATATTATTGAAAAAGGCGTCGAAGTAGATTCAAAAATAACTAAACAGCTTCTTATAAATATTTTTTGGCCTGACACTCCGTTGCATGACGGGGCGGTTGTTATTAACTCAAACAGGATTGTTGCAGCTTCTTGCATTTTGCCTCTTGCACAGGTTTCGACTCAGCAGAGCTCAATAGGCACACGGCATAGAGCCGCTTTAGGGATCAGTGAAGAAACAGATGTTGTTGCAATCGTGGTTTCGGAGGAAAGAGGCTCTATCTCTGTTGCAATAGGCGGCAAGCTTACTACAAGTTTGGATATAGTCAGACTTAAACGTGTACTCAAAAATACTTTGAGTTAGTATTATGGTAAATGAGCGCTGGAAAATAGCCGTATTGGCATTGATGATGTCCATTTTGACATGGTATCTGGTAACAGGACGTGACCTTGTCGAAACTTGGGTTGAATTTCCTTTGGAAATTGTCAATCCTCCACAGGGTATGATTATACGCAGTGGTATGATTTCTAAAGTCTCGGCGCGAGTTAGGGGGCCAAAGGGGTTAATTCGTAATCTTGATACTAAAAAAATGGCCTATTCCCTTGATACCGGACAGCTGGTATTAGGCGCGAATCCAATTGCTATTGTTGCTGATAAGCTGGGACTCGGCAGTGCTTTGGAAGTCATAGAAATGAATCCTTCTACTATCAATCTTGATGTTGATATGTATGTGAAAAAGAAAGTTTCGGTAATTCCCACATGGAAGGGAAAACTGGATCGTGATTATACACTGACAGAAAAATCATCTGATCCGTCAGAAGTCACTTTACGTGGACCGGCATCTATTCTTAAAAAGGTTGCTCAGGTTCGCACTCAGACTATAATGCTTGATACTGATTCTCCTCAGAATTGGAGGGGAGATATTCCTTTGAACCTTCCTGAGGAAGTTGAATCCAACCCTGGAATGGTTTCAGTTGCTTTGGATTTTAAAGTAAGAAGTGCAAAAATGTGGGTCAAAGTTCCACTATATATACTTGGGCCTGAAGAAGTTGAATTCACTGCCAGCCAGAACTTTGTCAGGCTGTATGTGCAAGGGCCGAAGCCGTTCTTTAGAAAGAGCGGTTTTAGAAATGAAATTACCGCTTCTATAGATATTAATGGAACAATTCCAAATGGTAAAAACATCGTACCTTATGATGTAAGCGTCCCTTCAGGGTGCATAGTAAGTAAGAAAAATCCTGAAGAAATAACTGTAACAATATCGAGACAGACACCAACTGATCATTAACGTATGATTTTGTCTTTCTTGGGAGATCTTGGATGAGTAAACGTTTATTCGGAACTGACGGCCTGCGTGGTCAGGTTAATATTTTCCCGATGACACCTGATATTGCATTGAAACTAGGGCTTGCGTGCGGCCATTTTTTTAGAAATGGTAAGCAGCGTCACAAAGTTATTATAGGTAAAGATACAAGGCTTTCAGGGTATGTTTTTGAATCAGCTCTGACAGCAGGTCTTTGCGCCATGGGAATGGATGTTTTTCAGGTAGGGCCGATGCCTACTCCAGCCATATCTTTTCTGACACGTAACATGCGTGCGGATCTCGGAATTGTCATATCTGCTTCCCATAATCCGTTCATGGATAATGGAATTAAGCTGTTTGATAAAAATGGTTTTAAATTGCCTGATGAGCTTGAAGATCAAATTTCAGAAATGGTGCTTTCTGATAATCCTAACTGGGATTATCCTCAGTCTGAAAAGGTAGGCAGAGCTTTTAAGATTGAAGACGCCAGAGGCCGCTACATTGTTTACTTGAAGTATAGTTTTCCGCAGGAAATGACACTTAAAGGTATTAAACTTGTTCTTGATTGTGCCAATGGAGCTACTTATAGTCTTGGCAATATGTTTGAAGAGCTTGGAGCTGAAGTCGTCACCATTGGCGATAAGCCTAATGGTCTTAATATTAATGATAAATGTGGCTCATTATATCCCGAAGTCGTAGGGCAAAGGGTTATTGAAGAGAATGCAGATATCGGACTTGCCATTGATGGAGACGG
It encodes:
- a CDS encoding argininosuccinate synthase — its product is MSKVEKVVLAYSGGLDTSIILKWIKQEYDCEVITLTADLGQGEELDGIEEKALSTGATKAFVEDLREEFARDFIFPCFRAGAIYEGRYLLGTAIARPLIAKRMVEIAESEGAQAVSHGATGKGNDQVRFELGAMGMNPRLKTIAPWREWDLKSRTDLIKFAEKNGIDIPVTRRKPWSMDANLLHVSFEGSELEDPWNAPSPESYRYCTPIEQTPDEPEIITIDFERGDPVAINGVSHSPAALVEKLNELGGKHGIGRVDMVENRFVGMKSRGVYETPGGTIIHIAHRDLEGLCMDREVMHLRDSLIPKYAEMVYNGYWYAPERIALQAMIDKTQEKITGTVRVKLYKGNVIPEGRKSPYSLYRSDLATFEEDDVYDQKDAEGFIKLIGLRLKGKTAESGSNWLKDGENCDK
- the argH gene encoding argininosuccinate lyase: MAEAKLWGGRFAQKTAASVEDYTQSVSFDKTLYREDIEGSKAHALMLAEQGVLTAQEAQTLVKGLDTVLKEIESGKFEWKKEMEDLHMNIESRLTEIVGAVGGKLHTGRSRNDQVALDFRLYVVRSLEEWKTALEKLIFVFTEKAEANREVLLPGYTHLQPAQPVSLAHHMLAYAWMFKRDHSRVCDCIKRANVCPLGAAALAGTTYPLKPASSAEKLGMDDTFRNSLDAVSDRDFVLEAIFTGSLVMTHLSRICEELIIWANPCFGFIKLPDAFSTGSSIMPQKKNPDVCELMRGKTGRVFGDLMSLLTTVKGLPLAYNRDMQEDKEPFFDAHKTVYASVSIMGDMMEAMGFNAENMEKALKKGFLNATELADYLVGKGIPFREAHHITGAAVAYAEKAAKGLEDMTLAELKSFSEKIEEDVFEVLSYEAAVRRRVSPGGTGPESVKSQISELKSWLK
- a CDS encoding bacteriohemerythrin — protein: MDSKCINGNSLCTGVGIIDGQHHNLFKLLKKVRAHATLLDTDEIDTIIDELFLYSLYHFETEENLLKKYNLDSFPKHLDQHREFTEKIEQFKIDYMLQKTELSNEIIDFLEQWIINHIEKTDLADFKSAKKIDADKL
- the ftsH gene encoding ATP-dependent zinc metalloprotease FtsH, whose translation is MNSFAKNLLVWVTIMLVMIVLFNLFNQPVAPQLKVSYTDFLMKVDQGEVIQVKIQGHKISGVMVGDKRFVTYSPNDPSLVPSLIKNKIEVVAEPEEDAPWYMTLFISWFPMLLLVGVWIFFMRQMQGGGGGGGRGGAMSFGRSKARMLNEESAKVTFQDVAGVDEAKEELSEIVQFLSEPKKFTRLGGRIPKGVLLVGSPGTGKTLLARAVAGEAGVPFFSISGSDFVEMFVGVGASRVRDLFAQGKKNAPCLIFIDEIDAVGRQRGAGLGGGHDEREQTLNQLLVEMDGFESNEGVILIAATNRPDVLDPALLRPGRFDRQVVVPTPDVRGRAHILKVHTRKTPLAEEVDLDVIARGTPGFSGADLENLVNEAALYAAKNNQDYVNMIDFEEAKDKVLMGRERRSLILNDKEKETTAYHEAGHALVARLLENTDPVHKVTIIPRGRALGVTQQLPVDDRHNYSKKYLEDTLVMLLGGRVAEELILDQMTTGASNDIERATKMARSMVCQWGMSEKLGPMTFGETNDQVFLGKEFGHGKDFSEDTSRLIDSEVRRIIDTAQETARTLLSEKKEFLHKLAEALLERETISGSEIDILMDGGVLPPLEKVNSTVKPSTGAKAYASTAKTGYTPVEETVEEKVEDDTVTDSKNDSEEEKKDFSFDGSIDSEESENKSEEAKPSEDKKGSE
- the folP gene encoding dihydropteroate synthase; translation: MNRTYTWTIKGGRVLGPAPFFIAGIVNVTPDSFYDGGTNYDPQKAIANGRMLAAQGADILDVGGESTRPFAEPVSVEAELRRVVPVIEELAKDHVVSIDTVKHEVALAAIEAGASIVNDVSAFSSDPALLEIVADKKPGYVLMHSQGSPEKMQLSPQYDDVIEDVLSFFKKSLEKLLKAGLPEKNIVIDPGIGFGKTLEHNLAILKNIDVLMDLGFPVYMGLSNKSLWGKLLGLETHERQNATQAATAILAARGVPIHRVHDVALTFQTLKVVKAITEGS
- the cdaA gene encoding diadenylate cyclase CdaA yields the protein MFEFLGFQISWKELLDIGLVAVVYFYVILLVRGTRAAAIIWGLFFILLVYYTSDVFGLYTLNWLLTNFLSSIFLIIIILFQRDIRKGLAQMGAGRFWRKNDFKIAVIDEICSAMDSMARRKIGALVVIQKNVPLGDIIEKGVEVDSKITKQLLINIFWPDTPLHDGAVVINSNRIVAASCILPLAQVSTQQSSIGTRHRAALGISEETDVVAIVVSEERGSISVAIGGKLTTSLDIVRLKRVLKNTLS
- a CDS encoding CdaR family protein; the protein is MVNERWKIAVLALMMSILTWYLVTGRDLVETWVEFPLEIVNPPQGMIIRSGMISKVSARVRGPKGLIRNLDTKKMAYSLDTGQLVLGANPIAIVADKLGLGSALEVIEMNPSTINLDVDMYVKKKVSVIPTWKGKLDRDYTLTEKSSDPSEVTLRGPASILKKVAQVRTQTIMLDTDSPQNWRGDIPLNLPEEVESNPGMVSVALDFKVRSAKMWVKVPLYILGPEEVEFTASQNFVRLYVQGPKPFFRKSGFRNEITASIDINGTIPNGKNIVPYDVSVPSGCIVSKKNPEEITVTISRQTPTDH
- the glmM gene encoding phosphoglucosamine mutase codes for the protein MSKRLFGTDGLRGQVNIFPMTPDIALKLGLACGHFFRNGKQRHKVIIGKDTRLSGYVFESALTAGLCAMGMDVFQVGPMPTPAISFLTRNMRADLGIVISASHNPFMDNGIKLFDKNGFKLPDELEDQISEMVLSDNPNWDYPQSEKVGRAFKIEDARGRYIVYLKYSFPQEMTLKGIKLVLDCANGATYSLGNMFEELGAEVVTIGDKPNGLNINDKCGSLYPEVVGQRVIEENADIGLAIDGDGDRLIVVDEKGQVLDGDQLMAMCAADLMERGKLAKNMLVATVMSNMALENFMKDHGGTLLRTPVGDRYVMEAMRREGAILGGEQSGHLIFREYSTTGDGLLAALQLLRILCEKNRPLSELSGLLKLYPQALKNVHVNRKVPFEEVPAVQEALKKVEKELGDRGRVLLRYSGTESVARVMVEAEDSSKVELYTSELAEVLEKHLR